One part of the Sphingobium yanoikuyae genome encodes these proteins:
- the fsa gene encoding fructose-6-phosphate aldolase codes for MKFFVDTADIAEIRDLAATGLLDGVTTNPSLIHKSGRKFLEVIEEICGVVDGPVSAEVVALDHETMMKEAAVLRKIAPNVCIKVPLTIDGLKTCKALTDDGVMVNVTLCFSANQALLAAKAGASFISPFVGRHDDNGFDGMQLIEDIRLIYDNYAFDTEILVASVRHPIHVLDSAKIGADVMTAPPAVIKALFNHVLTDKGIAGFMSDWAKTGQSIL; via the coding sequence ATGAAATTCTTCGTCGACACCGCCGACATTGCCGAAATCCGTGACCTGGCCGCCACCGGCCTGCTGGACGGCGTCACCACCAACCCGTCGCTGATCCACAAGTCGGGCCGCAAGTTCCTGGAAGTGATCGAGGAAATCTGCGGCGTCGTGGACGGCCCGGTATCAGCCGAAGTCGTCGCGCTCGACCATGAGACGATGATGAAGGAAGCCGCGGTCCTGCGGAAGATCGCTCCCAATGTCTGCATCAAGGTGCCGCTGACCATCGACGGCCTCAAGACCTGCAAGGCGCTGACCGACGATGGCGTGATGGTGAACGTCACCCTCTGCTTCTCGGCCAACCAGGCGCTGCTCGCGGCCAAGGCCGGCGCCAGCTTCATCTCGCCCTTCGTCGGCCGTCATGACGATAATGGCTTCGACGGCATGCAGCTGATCGAAGACATCCGCCTGATCTATGACAATTACGCGTTCGACACCGAAATCCTGGTCGCGTCGGTCCGTCACCCGATCCACGTGCTCGACAGCGCCAAGATCGGCGCGGACGTGATGACCGCGCCGCCGGCCGTCATCAAGGCACTGTTCAACCATGTGCTGACCGACAAGGGCATTGCCGGCTTCATGTCGGACTGGGCCAAGACCGGCCAGTCGATCCTCTAA
- a CDS encoding antibiotic biosynthesis monooxygenase family protein, with protein MFVAVYWWRVHPGKEEQFRAAWRRGTDLIREKYGSYGSRLHRDADGRFVGYAEWPDEATWRAAFDAKMVYDDPATRAAFVDAIAEVPADADPIFTMTVTDDLLVRATS; from the coding sequence ATGTTCGTTGCGGTCTATTGGTGGCGCGTCCACCCCGGCAAGGAAGAGCAGTTCCGCGCCGCCTGGCGCCGCGGCACCGACCTCATCCGTGAAAAATATGGCAGCTATGGATCGCGCCTGCACCGCGATGCGGACGGGCGGTTCGTGGGCTATGCCGAATGGCCGGACGAGGCGACCTGGCGCGCGGCCTTCGATGCGAAGATGGTCTATGACGACCCGGCAACCCGCGCCGCCTTTGTCGACGCGATCGCCGAAGTGCCGGCGGATGCCGATCCGATCTTTACCATGACGGTCACAGACGACCTGCTGGTGCGTGCGACGAGCTGA
- a CDS encoding GGDEF domain-containing protein, translated as MPIDAVTMLLMTQAIALVAALVLAAEWRLAKVRSLAWWSAGFATIVVGSGMSVLRTVDSFLLYVWLANGLLVVAHLLFAKGAAAFAGRRLPGIWLGVLLVWVALLGTDPANDRTALFGLVNSALVAILSLKAASLLLSLRRTSEVRDAVRLGHIFLGHGIFYLAKSGLIFMPGLFVSLVGFKGLLIKASLYEGILVEVSLALLMLAAVRHRRERQITALAERDSLTGAYNRRAFEAKAAAGMALARRAGQPVALLLCDVDHFKAVNDGFGHATGDRLLSGLAAILTDCVPADALVARLGGDEFAVLLFGLPPENLPALGRRICHRFAQSGAGVAGASLQVSTSIGAAASITGTEELPHLFDRADRALYDAKRKGRDRMSVESGVDLSVATPPLRLAKVASRA; from the coding sequence ATGCCGATCGACGCCGTCACCATGCTGCTCATGACCCAGGCCATCGCCCTTGTTGCGGCGCTGGTGCTGGCTGCCGAATGGCGTCTGGCAAAGGTGCGCTCGCTCGCCTGGTGGAGTGCGGGATTCGCGACCATCGTGGTGGGCAGCGGCATGTCGGTGCTGCGCACGGTGGACAGCTTCCTTCTCTATGTCTGGTTGGCCAATGGCCTGCTGGTGGTGGCGCATCTGTTGTTCGCCAAGGGGGCGGCGGCCTTTGCCGGGCGACGCCTCCCTGGCATCTGGCTCGGCGTGCTGCTGGTCTGGGTGGCGCTGCTGGGCACCGATCCGGCAAATGACCGCACCGCCCTGTTCGGCCTCGTCAATTCGGCGCTGGTCGCGATCCTGTCGCTCAAGGCCGCGTCCCTCCTGCTCTCGCTCCGCCGCACCAGCGAAGTGCGCGATGCGGTGCGGCTGGGGCATATTTTCCTTGGCCATGGCATCTTCTACCTCGCCAAGTCGGGGCTGATCTTCATGCCGGGCCTTTTCGTCAGCCTGGTCGGCTTCAAGGGGCTGCTGATCAAGGCGTCGCTCTATGAGGGCATATTGGTCGAGGTGTCGCTGGCGCTGCTGATGCTGGCGGCGGTGCGTCACCGGCGCGAACGGCAGATCACCGCGCTGGCCGAGCGGGATTCGCTGACCGGGGCCTATAATCGCCGCGCGTTCGAGGCGAAGGCGGCAGCCGGGATGGCGCTGGCGCGGCGGGCCGGCCAGCCGGTGGCGCTGCTGCTGTGCGACGTCGATCATTTCAAGGCGGTCAATGACGGCTTCGGCCATGCAACCGGCGACCGGCTGCTGTCGGGACTGGCTGCAATATTGACGGATTGCGTGCCCGCCGATGCACTGGTGGCGCGGCTGGGCGGTGACGAGTTTGCCGTTCTGCTGTTCGGTCTTCCGCCCGAAAATCTGCCGGCGCTCGGTCGCCGCATCTGCCATCGTTTTGCGCAGAGCGGGGCGGGTGTCGCCGGGGCGAGTCTGCAAGTGTCGACCAGCATCGGGGCGGCGGCAAGCATCACGGGCACGGAGGAACTGCCGCACCTGTTCGATCGGGCAGACCGCGCGCTCTATGACGCCAAGCGCAAGGGGCGCGATCGCATGTCGGTTGAATCGGGCGTGGATCTGAGCGTCGCGACCCCGCCACTGCGCCTCGCCAAGGTGGCAAGTCGCGCCTGA